The DNA region TCGACGCCGTACAGTCCCTGCGGGCGGATCACGAGGGCGATCACGAGCAACAGGAATAGCGTCACCTCGGAGAGGCCCGGGAAGGGCACGGTTCCGGAGGTGAATAACCACGTCGTCAGCGAGTCCGCCAGCCCGACGATCAGCGCGGCGACGACCGTTCCCTTGAACGAGCCCAGTCCGCCGATAACGACGACGACGAACGCGTACAGGAGGACCTCGAGGTTGAGCAGCACGCTCGGCCCGGCCGTCGGGTCCCACATGAGGAAGACGCCGCCGACGGCTGCGAGGCCGGTTCCGAGGCCAAAGACGATGGTGAACGCCCGACGGACGTCGATCCCGAGAGCCTCCACCATCTCCGAGTCCTCGCTGCCGGCCCGGATGTAGAGGCCGTACAGCGTCCGGGTCAGGAACGCCCAGACGACGACGGCCAGGATTGCGCCGGCGACGATGGCGAACAGGTAGAACCCGCGGATCCGGGCACCGAACAGCGTCAGTAGGATCTCCGACGGCGCGTCGAGTGCCGACGGAATCGTCGCCTGCGCCCCGGACCATTTCGGCTCGGGCTGGATACCGCGAGCGGTGGCGACGATTCTGGCGACCTCTTCGAGGATCAGTCCCACGCCGAAGGTCAACAGGATCTGGTACATCGGCGTCCGGTCGTAGATCGGACGGACGAGGCCGACCTCGAGGGCGGCGCCGACGGCCGTCAGCAGAGCGAAGACGACGGCCACGACGATCACGAAGAAGACGATCCGGGTCGCCGCGCCCGCGCTCGAGGCGACGAGCAGGACCATCAACACGCCGCCAACGTAGGAGCCGACCATGGCGAACGCACCGTGGGCGAAGTTCAGCACGCCCATCAGTCCGAACACGAGGGTGAGGCCGATGGCGATGATGAAGTAGATCGACGCCTTGCCGAGGCCCTCGATGAGGATGCGGGCGACCGTGTCGAGCCCCTCGAGCGGGGCGACAGCGGCGACAGAAGCAAATGTTCCGATCCACTCGAGCGGGAACGAGGGATCGAGCAGTCCGACGACACCGGGACCGAACCCGATCTCGAGCATCGTCAGGAGCGAGACGAACAGTGCGTTCGTGCCGAGTGGGAGGGACGAGAACGAACTGATCGTGCCGAACGAACCGATCGTACCGAACGTACTGATCATGCCGAGAGATACCTCCGTATCTGTTCGTCGTCGGCGGTGACGCCCTCCGTCGAACCCGACTCGACGACCGTGCCGTGATCGAGCAGGTAGAATCGGTCGGCGAGGTCCATCGCCAGCGGGAAGTTCTGCTCGACCAGCACCATCGTGGTGTCCGCGGAGACGTCGCGCAACGCCTCGACGACCTGGTCGACGATCAGCGGGGCTAACCCCTCACTCGGCTCGTCGACCAGGAGAAGATCGTTCCCGCCGACGATCCCGCGGGCGATGGCCAGCATCTGCTGTTGCCCGCCGCTCAGGTTCCGGGCTTCCTTCTCGCGGAAGCGCTCGAGGTCCGGGAACAGGTCGAACATCTCGTCTCGCAGCACGTCGAAGTCGCCTTCCGGGCCGACAGCGACCCGCAGGTTCTCCTCGACGCTGAGGTAACCGAACATCCGTCGTTCCTCGGGCACCCAGCCGATGCCGCGGGTGGCGACCTCGTGGGTCGGGAGGCCGGTGACGTCCTCGCCCGCGTAGCGAACCGTGCCCTCCCGCGGCGGCGTCAACTGGAGGATCGTTCGCAGGGTCGTCGTCTTCCCGACGCCATTGCGTCCGATCAGGGCGACGACTTCGCCCTCCTCGACGTGCAGATTGACGCCCTGGAGGATGTGGCTCTCGCCGTAGTACGTGTGGACACCCTCGAGTTCGAGCAGGCTCACGACGCCACCCCCGTCGAGGAATCGTTCTCGTCGTCAGTTCGGGACGCTCCGCCGCCGCTGCCTTCTTTGCTGTCGCCGTCGCCGTCACCGTCGTAGCCCCCCAGATACGCCTGCTGGACGGCCTCGCTCTCGCGAACCGTCTCGGGCTCGCCATCGGCGATCAACTCGCCGCGGTTGAGCACTGCGATGCGGTCGCTGATTCCCATGACGACGTCCATGTTGTGCTCAATCAGCATGACCGCGTGATCGGCGGCGACGTCCTCGATGATCGCCGTCACCTGGTCGACATCCTCGCTCGAGACGCCCGCGGTCGGTTCGTCGAGCAACAGCACGTCCGGGTCGCCGGCCAGTGCGATGCCAATCTCGAGGTTGCGCTTCTCGCCGTGGCTCAGGTTCTGGGCGGTCCGGTCGCCTTCCGCGGCGAGGCCGACCCTCTCGAGGATGGACTCGGCCTCGGCGTAGTGATCGTCGAACGCGCCGACGTTGCGCCAGAACTGCCAGGAGTCGTTGCCGCGGTGGGCCTGGACGGCCACGCGGACGTTCTCGAGGACCGAGACGGTCGGGAAGACGTTCGTAATCTGGTAGGACCGGTGCAGGCCGAGTAGCGCCGTCTCGTGGGGCGGGGCGTCGGTGATGTCGACCCACTGCTTAGACTCGTCACTGGTTGTTGCGGTCGGTCCGCCGTCGGTTGCGGTCGGTCCGCCGACGTCGCCGTTACTTGTCCCATCACCGCCACTCGGCGCGAACTCGACTGTCCCCTGCGTCGGCTCGAGCACGCCCGTCAGCAGGTTGAAAAACGTCGTCTTCCCGGCCCCGTTCGGCCCGATCACCGAGCAGAGTTCGCCGGCCTCGAGGCTGAAGTCGACGCCGTCGACGGCGGTGATGCCGCCGAACTCCTTCGTCAAATTGGTCGTCCGGAGCACCATGACGATCAGTTCAGCGAACAGCTGGCGTCCTCGGCCGGTATCATGACCTCCTCGGCCGGGATGGTCTCGACCGGCTCGCCCGGCATCACGGCGGCGTCCCAGTACTCGGAGACGTCGTCGCTGGTCGGGACCGGCCAGGCGACGGTCATCGCCGAGGCGGCCTGGTTGTTGTGCTCCTGGAAGGTGTACGCGCCCTCGCCCTTCGGCGTGTCCGTCACCGTCATGCCGCGCATCGCGTCGGCGATGTCGCCGCTGTCGACCGACCCGGTCTCGTCGATGGCCTGGACGAGAGCCGAGCCGCCGACGAACGTGCCCGCGCTGAACAGGTCGGGCATCAGGCCGTAGGCCTCGGTGTGCAGCTCGATGAAGGCGTCGTTGATCTCGTTGTCGTACTGGTTCCAGTGGTAGCGCGTCGTGAACGGCCCGAGCCCGGACTCCTGGATGTCCTCGGCCGTGAAGTCCTCGCCGAGGGTCGCCTCGACGGCTTGACCCGTGATCTGGGTCGTCACGAGTTCCGCGAACCCGCCGAAGGCCTGGATCTCGTCGTACGCCATCGCCGTTGGGAGAAACTCCGGCAGCGTGATGAAGGTGAAGCCGCCGACGACGCCGTCTGCGCCCTGGTCGAGGGCCTCGTCGAACAGCCCCTCGAATTCGCTGTAGCCCGGCTCGACGAACCGCGGCTCAAGCACCTCGACGCCCTCGTTCTCGAGCACTTCGGTGTAGTTGTTCGCGACGCCCTCGCCGAACGCGCCCTCCGCGGCGAAGATGGCGACCGTCGAGACGTCCCCCTGCTGGGCGACGTATCGACCGCCCGCGCGGGCGTCCATCCCCGTGTGCTCGCTCGCACGGAAGAGCAGGTCGTGGCAGTACTCACTCGAGGCCGTGATGTCCGCGTCAGCCGATGGCCCGGCGATGTACGGAACCCCTGCCTCGTCGAGGATGTTTGTCGAGATCCGCCGCGCGGAGTCGGAACTCGAGGCGCCAAAGAGGAGGTCGACCTCCTCGTCCAGCACTAGGCTTTCGGCGACCGACTGGGCGATGTCCGGAGTGAACTCGGTGTCCTCGACGATGAACTCGAAGGTTGGGCCGTTGTCGGGGTCGATGGTGTGGGTTCCCGTCGTCATTTCGGTGACGGGATCGACGTCGTACTTGTAGGCAATCCCCGAGTAAAAGCCCATGAGGCTGATCTGTCCGTAGTACTCGAGGTCGCCGGAGACGGGTTGTAAGGCGCCGATGCGGATGGTTTCGTCGGAGACCTGCTGGCTTCCGTTCCCGTCGCCGTTGCCATTGCCGTTCCCGTCGCCGTCGCTATCACCGTTCCCGCCATTGCCACCGTTACCACCGTTCCCGCCGTTGCCGTTCCCGTTCTCGTCCGCGATACACCCTGCCAGTCCGGCCGATCCGAGCGCGGCGAGCGCACCCGTTCGCCGGAGCACGTCCCGCCGGTTGGTACCTTGTGCCATACTAGGTTTCTAGATGGATTCCCCCTCCTAAGCAGGGACGGTTGATATACGAACCTCGAGGCGTCGACGGCCGTCTCGGGTCTCTACGCTGGCTATAAAATGTATAGTTAGTCGTTGGCCCCTGGACTGGTGCCCGGCCACTCATTCGTAGGTGAGCGTCATCCCGTCGTCGAACAGCAAGTCGCCGCCGTTGAGGTGACTCGCGAGGCCCGAAAAGCCGAACAGGAACAGGTTCGCCACCTCGAGCGGCGTCATCATCTCGCCAGTCCTGGCCTGGCCGAGCATCACGTCCTCGATCACTTCGTCGACCTCGAGGCCGCGCTGGGCGGCCGTCTCGGGAATCTGCTCCGTGACGAGCGGCGTCTTCACGTATCCCGTGCTCACGGAGAACGCGCGCACGTCGCCGTCGCCCTCGGCGGCGATGGACTGGGTGAGCCCACGGATCCCGAACTTGACCGTGTTGTAGGCCACCTTGTCGCTCGTCACGTAGTGGCCGTGGACCGAGGCCATGTTCCCGACACACCCGTCGTTCGCCTCGAGGTCCTCCCAGAGGTGGCGAGTCAGGACGAACGGCGCCCGGAGCATCACCCGCTGGATCCGATCGTAGGCTGACAGCGGGAACGACTCGAGGGGCGCAACGTGCTGGAGGCCGGCGACGTTTGCGAGGTAGGAAACGTTCCCGCGTTCGCGGGCCGCGTCGGTAATTGCCTCGAGGGCCGCGTCGTCCTCGAGGTCCGCGGCGACCGTCTCCACGCGATCGGCGACCGCGAGGCGCTCGGCGTGCTCGATGGTCTCGGCGAGTCCCGCCTCGTCGACGTCGGTCGCGAGCACGGTGAGCCCGTTGACGGCGGCGGCGAGGACGACGGCCCGGCCGATTCCGGACGCGCCGCCGGTCACTACGCACACGCGGCCGGGGTGAAAGCGGTCGTCGTCGAACTCGTGGACGTCCTCTCGCTCAATCGGTGGAACCGACAGGGCTGTCATAGACAGGTAGAGGTGAGCCGTGAGGCAATAACCAGGGGTTGACAACCGAACCCTCGTCGCTCGAGCCGTCTCGCTGGTGAACGAACGTCGGCGTCGGAAAATTAGCGGAAGACCGGTACGGCCTCCTCGACCTCGAGCACGTCCGAGAACGCGACGGCATCGCCAATCTCGGCGTCGGCCTCGAGGCGGGCGGTCACGCGGGCGTTGCCCTCGGTGCCGAGGTCGACCACCGCGACGCGGTAGCCGCCCTCGAAGGCTGCCGGGGCGACGGCGATGGTCGTTACGGTGTAGACCGTTCCCTCCGTCGGCAGTTCGACCGTCTCGATCTCGCGGGAACCACACTCGTTGCAGGCGGCCTTCGGCGCTGCCGTCTCGTTGCCGCAGGCGACACAGCGCTGGCCCAAGAGCCGACCGTCGCGGAGCCCTGCGGTCCACTCGGCGTGGGTCAGGGGGTCGGGGAGACCCGCGTCACTCATGCGTCCACCTCCAGAATGGAGACGATGGTAGTTCCGGCGTCGCCGCCCAGGTTGTGTGCGAGCCCGCGACGCGCGCCCTCGACCTGGCGCTCGCCAGCCTCCCCACGGAGGTGTTCGGTGAGTTCGACCAGCTGTGCGACCCCGGTGGCGCCGATGGGGTGGCCCTTTGCCTTCAGGCCGCCGCTTGGGTTGACCGGGATGCGGCCGTCGAGGGCGGTTTCCCCGTTCGCGGCGGCCGGGCCGCCCTCGCCGTCCTCGAAGAAGCCGAGCGCCTCGATGGCCAGCACCTCAGCGCCGGTGAAGCAGTCGTGGAGCTCGACCACGTCGATGTCGTCGGGGCCGACACCGGCCTGCTCGTAGGCCTGGTTCGCGGCGTCTCGAGCCGACTGCGTCGCCGTGAAGTCGGCCTTGTCCGCGAGCGGAATCGTGTCAGTGGCGTGGCCGACACCGGAGACGGCGACGGACTCGCCCGAGAAGTCGGCTGCGGCCTCTTCGTTTGCGACGACGACGGCCGCCGCGCCGTCGGAGAACGGACAGCAGTCGAACAGGTGGAACGGCGAGGCGACGATCGGGCTCTCGAGGACCTCCTCGACCGTCGTCTCCGAGCCGAATTGGGCGCGCGGGTTGTAGGTTCCGTGGTGGTGGTTCTTGACCGCGACGGCGGCGAGGTCCTCCTCGGTCGTCCCGTACTCGTGCATGTGGCGGGTCGTCAACAGGCCGAAGACGCCGGGGAAGGAGAGCCCGGTCGGCTGTTCGTACTGGCGGTGGGAGGCGGAGGCGAAGACGGACGTCATCTCGGGCGTGTCGAGGCCCGTCGTCGGGGTACAACGTTCGACGCCGCCGACGAGGATGACGTCGTGCTGGCCGGCCTCGACCGCGCGGACGGCGTGTTTGAACGCGTTCGAGGAGGTCGCACAGGCGTCCTCGTAGCGTTGGCAGGGGATGCCCGCCAGGCCGATGTGACTCGCCAGCGTCGGCGCGAGGTGGGTGTCCCGCTCGGTTTGTCCGCCCATGGCGTTCCCGAGGTAGAACGACTCGATGGCGGGCGCGTCGACACCCGCGTCGTCCATCGCGTCGAACGCCGCGCTCGAGAAGAGTTCCGGAAGCGGCTGGTCGTGGACGCCGAAGTTGGTCATGCCAACCCCGACGATACGTGCCTGGTGCATACGCGTACTGAAGCGGTCCGTGCTAAAAAACGATGTGAAATTCCCGTCCTCTCGCCGAATCCGCGAGCGGCGCTACTCGAAATCTGCACCGCTATTACTCGAGGTCCTCGAGGGCGTCGACGACCCGCCGGAGGACCTTTCGCTCCGCGCGGCGGACGTTCTTCGAGACGGCCGTGTCGGAGACGTCGAACTCGTTGGCGAGCATCTGCAGGGTCGCTCCCCGGGGCTGGTCGAAGTAGCCCTTCTCCGCCGCGACCGTGAGCGTCTGGCGTTCGACCTCCGAGAGCGACCGACAGCCCTCGATCAGGTTACTCGCCGCGTCGGCGTTGTCGAGCACGTCGAAGAGGTCGGGCAGGTCGAGGGCGTCCTCGGCGAGGACGTCGAACTCGTTGTTGCGCTCGAGGTCGGCGAGGGCGTCGTCGGCCGTCCGGGTCTCGTCGAAGCCGACCTCCCAGCGCTCGCTGCCGTCCTCGATGTGAAACGGGCCGGTGATGTAGCCGCCGTTGTCCCGGATCACGCGCATCGCGTTCGTCTCGTCGATGACGGTCCGCAGGAGCGCCGTCCCCTCGTGTTTCTTGAAGAGCGTGCACTCGTACATGTTGTCGTGGGCCTGCAGGGTCGACAGGCCGGACTCGAGCGTCGACCGGTCCTCACCCTCGACCATCATCCGCGTCTCGAGTTCGCGACGCTGGCCGTCGAACTCCCACTGAACGGCGGTGAACGACACGTCGTGATCGTCGGTCGTGTCGATGAACGGGCAGTCGTACTGCTCCATGTCCAGGGTGAGATCGATCATTGACACGTATTGTTAGGTGAACGCCATAACCTTACCCGTCGATTTCGGGACGGAGAGCGGGTGAACAAAGCGCGAGTCACGGTTCGACCTCCGCTCCGTCGTCGGTGTCGTTGCGATTCTCGCCGCCCTCGCCGCTCTCGTTCTGACTCCCCTCGTCCTCGTCGTCCCCGAACCGATCCTCGAGCGCCGTCCGATCGATCTTCGACGGGCCGCTCATCGGCATCTCGTCGACGAACGCGAGGTACTTGGGAATCTTGAACCGCGCGAGTTTCCCGGAGAGGAACACCTCGAGGTCTTCCAGTGCCAGGGCGTCCTCGGGGGTTGCCGCGTTCGTCCGGGCTTCGTCGGTCAGTTCGACGACGGCCTTCCCGACCGTCCCCCACTGGTCGTCGGGGACGCCGACGACAATCGCTTCCGCCACCGCGTCGTTATCCGCGATCACGTCCTCGACCTCGGGCGGGTACACGTTCTCGCCCCCGCTGATGAACATGTTCTTCTTTCGGCCCTCGATGTGGTAGAATCCATCTTCGTCGACTCGGGCGAGGTCGCCGGTGGACACCCACCGTTCGGCGTCAGCCTCGTTCCCGAACGTCTCCCTGGTCGCCTCGGGGTTGCGCCAGTAGCCCGCCGAACCGTGGGGACCGCGCAACTCGAGTTCGCCGATCTCCCCGGCCTCGACCTCACGTCCGTTTTCGTCAATGATCCGGGCGTCAGCGTGGAGAACCGGTTTGCCGACGCTCGCGACCTTCCCGGGGTCGTACTCGTCGGGCATCGCGAAGTTGTTCGGACCGATTTCGGTGAGGCCGTACCCCTGAGACATGTCGACGCCGCGGTCGCGCCAGGCCTGCACGATCGAGTCCCGGCAGGGACCGCCGCCGCTCTTGACGAACCGCAGGCTCGAGAGGTCCGTCCGATCCCAGTCGTCGTGGGTCGCCATCGACCGCAACACGGCGGGGACGGCCACGAGAACAGTCGCCTCGTGGGTCTCGACCTGGTCGAGGACTCGTCGGGGGTCGACCTCGCGGTCGATGACCAGCGTGCCGCCCATGTGGATCAGCGGGAGGGTGATGACGTTCCAGCCGCCGGTGTGGAAGTTGGGGAACACCATCGGCGTCACGTCGTCCGGCCGGAGACCCCACGCGGTGATCGTGTTCGTGGAGTTCCAGTACAGCGAGCCGTGAGTGACCGTCGTCTCTTTTGGCGTCCCCGTCGAGCCGCCGGTGTGGAGCAGGAGGTGCGGATCCGAGAGAGCTCGGTCGCGGCTCTCGACGGGGCCGTCGTTCACCGGAAGCCGGTCTCGATAGACGTCCCACCCGCCCGCGGGTTCGTTGGTCTCGATCTCGAGCACCGATGGATCGACGCTCGAGCGAGCCATCGCGTGCTCGAGGCGCTCGACGAACGGCGACTCGATGACGAGCAGGTTCGGGTCGACGAGTTCCAGCAGTTCGGCCAGTTCCGGCGGCGCGAGTCGGTAGGACAGCGGCGCGAGCACGCTGCCAGTCTTGCCAGTCCCGAAGAACAGGTCGAAGACCTCGAGGCGATTTCGCGAGACGAGGGCGACCCGGGATCCCTCGCACACGTCGTAGTCCTCGAGCAATCGAGCCGTGCGATTCGCCCGCGACTCGAGGTCCGCGTACGTTGCTCGCGTGCCGTCGGTGGCGTCGACGATCGCCGTCCGGTCGGGCGAGAGCGACGCCCGCCTGGCGGTCCAGTCGCCGACCCAGCCGTAGTCGTCGTCGCTCCAGCTCACTCGCGATCACCGGCCTCGAGCGAGGTCTCGCTCCCGGATTCGTCGCCGACGTCGAGGCCGCCCTCGACCGGGTTCGCCTCGAGAAAGTCGATCACCCGCTCGTTCACCCAGTCGGACCGCTCGACGAAGAAGAGGTGATGACCGCCGTCACAGACCTCGAGTCGGCCCTGCGGGATCAGGTTCTCGAGTAGGCGACCGTTCTCGACGGGGACGACCTGGTCGTCACTCCCGTGGAGGATCACTACTGGGACCTCGAGCGCCGACACCTCGTCCGCCGCGTCGAACTCGGCCACGCCCGCCGCCTGGGCCTTCCTGGCCGCGTCGCTCGCGTCGCTCTCGAGGCGCCAGTCGATAATGTCCTCGGTCACGTCGGGGTTCTCCTCGAAAAAGGTCGGCGAGACAGCGGGGGCCATTCGATGACGAATTCGCTCGCGCTCGTCGGCGTCCTCTGGAACCGCGAACATCGCCGCCTGCGTCTCTTCGGGCACCGGAACCGCCTCCGGGCCGCCGGGGGTGGTACAGAGCAAAGAGAGGGTCGCCGCACGGCCGTACTCGAGGGCGTAGCGCTGGGCGATCATCCCGCCCATGCTCGCCCCGACCAGGTGGGCACGGTCGACGCCCGCGTCCGCGAGTACGGTCTCGAGGTCGTCAGCCATCTCCTCGATCGAATACGGTCCCTCCGGGGCGTCGGAGTCGCCCGTGCCGCGGTTGTCCCACAGGATCGTCCGATACTCGTCGGCCAGCGCTTCGCGCTGCCAGCGCCACATCCACCGGCTGTAGCCGAGTCCCTCGACGAAGACGACGGGCTCCCCGTCCGGGTCGCCGCCGACCTCGTAGGCGAGTTCCACGTCGCCGTTGGTCGCTCGAGTCATACTAGCCTAGTTTCCGTCCGCGCTCAAGTACTCCGACGTTCGAGTATCAACCCGCGACTACACGCGGGTCGTGACGAAAGAAGACGTATGTCGACTGCCAGCCCCGGCGACCGGAGCGAGATCAGCCAGCGAATCACGACCGACCACATCGAGCGCTTCGCCGACCTCACCGGCGACGAGAACCCGCTCCACCTCGATCCCGAGTACGCCGCGGAGGGCCTCTTCGACGGCCCCGTCGCCCACGGCATGCTCGCGGCGGGCCTCATCTCGAGCGCCCTCGCTTCCCTCCCCGGCGACGTCGTCTACCTCTCCCAGGACCTCTCGTTCGAGGCGCCCGTGTATCCCGGTCAGACCGTCACCGCGACGGCCGAGGTGCTCGAGGACCTGGGCGACGACCGCTACCGCGTCCAGACGATCGCCCGCGTCGAGGACGACGTGGTCGTCTCGGGGGAAGCCACGGTACTCTCGCTCGCTCACGAGGGCTGACCTCGACTACGGCCTGACACCGAGCCACGCCCCGTCCGAGCGGAATCGCCGGGCCTTGAGACCGACCGTTCGAAAACGGAAGCCCTCCTCACGAAACTCCTCTAGCGACCCGTGAATGCCACAAACTTTTGACATAGTTATTTAGGCTCGACTGTGGTGATTCCGGATATGGAGCCGACGGCTCAACGCCGCTGTCACGCGCTGTTTGGCATCTCGTTATTGCTTCTGACGATTGGGATTGGCTACTGCGTCGTTGTCGGCACCTGCCTGGCGGACTTCACGGTCGTCGTCGCGGGCCTCTTCGTCGGTTGGATCGCGTTATTTTACTGCCTCGGACACGCGTCGGGCTGGGGATGACTGGCTGATACCCGACCGAGGCTTGCGGACTCCTACGAGGCTTGCAGACTCCCACGGACTCCTACACTAATACGCGTTCGAGCGCCACGACGGTCCCCGAGTCGGCCTCGTGGTCGCCGACGAACCGACCGAGACAGACTGCCGCGCCATCAGGCGTGTAGCAGGCCACGAGCGGGTCGTTGCCTCGGTTCATGGCGTCCACGGCGACATCGTCGACCTCGAGTACTCCCGGCGCGTACACCGGCGCCCCGGTAGCGACCGACTCGGCGGCACTGGGGGCGATGGTGACTCGAGGGACGTCCGCGAGAATACGCTCGGCCGGTTCGACCACGTCCAGGAGCGGGTCGGGGTCGTCGTCCTCGAACCAGAACGCGAGCGCGTCGAGGAAGTCCCGGGCCGAGTGAAGCGTTCGGTCGTCGAACGGTGTCGTCGCCGTCCGGCGAAGGTGGCCCATGTGCCCGCCCGTCCCCAGCGCGAGGCCGAGGTCGTGACAGAGTTTGCGGACGTAGGTGCCGCTCTCACAGCGGATTCGCAGGAGGACCTGCCGGTCGCTCGTTTCGAGCACCTCGAGGTCGTAAATCTCGCGCACGCGAACCCGTCGCGAGACGGCACT from Natronosalvus rutilus includes:
- a CDS encoding RNA-guided pseudouridylation complex pseudouridine synthase subunit Cbf5, which codes for MIRRGPPEERSPAALLQFGVVNLDKPPGPSSHQVSGWLRDAVAETLEAAGLEPIDRASHAGTLDPKVTGCLPIMLGHATRLAPVFLEGHKEYVAVLECHAPVPHDAESVIEEFQGPIYQKPPRKSAVSRRVRVREIYDLEVLETSDRQVLLRIRCESGTYVRKLCHDLGLALGTGGHMGHLRRTATTPFDDRTLHSARDFLDALAFWFEDDDPDPLLDVVEPAERILADVPRVTIAPSAAESVATGAPVYAPGVLEVDDVAVDAMNRGNDPLVACYTPDGAAVCLGRFVGDHEADSGTVVALERVLV